The Vibrio agarivorans genome window below encodes:
- a CDS encoding thioredoxin fold domain-containing protein — MRFLRPVSLLSASLFVVACNAEESVSAPAAPAAEKMMISDSFDKAALIQKFTALRLQVSDIVPADIPGLLEVQTSSGVLFSSLDGEHFIAGTLYGFDGDGNVEDILAKRQQPKNAELIAQYTDSMIEFKADDEKHVLTIFTDITCGYCVKLHNDMGEYNKRGITVRYLAYPRQGPQGPVAEQMAQIWCADDQQAAMHNGKVNRQFPERNDQFEQCLDTVQQSFALGRKLGISGTPALFTESGELISGYMPPEALIKQLDKQ; from the coding sequence ATGCGTTTTTTACGCCCAGTTTCATTACTCTCAGCTTCTCTATTTGTTGTTGCATGCAACGCAGAGGAGAGTGTTTCAGCTCCAGCGGCGCCAGCGGCCGAAAAAATGATGATCTCTGATTCATTTGATAAAGCAGCGCTAATCCAAAAGTTTACGGCTCTTCGTTTGCAGGTTTCTGATATTGTTCCTGCAGACATCCCAGGTTTATTAGAGGTGCAAACATCAAGCGGTGTGCTGTTTAGCTCGCTCGATGGCGAACACTTCATTGCTGGTACCTTGTATGGCTTTGATGGTGACGGCAATGTTGAAGATATCCTCGCCAAGCGCCAGCAACCGAAAAATGCTGAGCTGATTGCTCAATATACCGATTCAATGATTGAGTTTAAGGCTGATGACGAAAAGCATGTCTTGACCATCTTTACTGATATCACCTGTGGTTACTGTGTCAAACTGCACAATGATATGGGTGAGTACAATAAACGCGGTATCACTGTTCGTTACCTTGCTTACCCGCGCCAAGGCCCTCAAGGCCCAGTAGCAGAGCAAATGGCACAGATTTGGTGTGCCGATGATCAACAGGCAGCGATGCACAATGGCAAGGTTAATCGCCAATTCCCAGAGCGTAATGACCAGTTTGAGCAGTGTTTAGATACCGTTCAGCAAAGCTTTGCATTGGGTCGTAAGCTGGGCATTTCTGGTACACCTGCACTGTTTACAGAGAGTGGTGAGTTGATCAGTGGTTACATGCCACCAGAGGCCCTGATTAAGCAATTAGATAAACAGTAA
- the lpdA gene encoding dihydrolipoyl dehydrogenase: MSKEIKAQVVVLGSGPAGYSAAFRCADLGLETVLVERYSTLGGVCLNVGCIPSKALLHVSKVIEEAKAMADHGVVFGKPETDINKIRIWKEKVVNQLTGGLSGMAKQRKVTVVNGYGKFTGPNSIAVEGEGETTVVNFDNAIIAAGSRPIKLPFIPHEDPRIWDSTDALELNEVPGKLLIMGGGIIGLEMGTVYHSLGSQVDVVEMFDQVIPAADKDIVKVYTKRIKDKFNLMLETKVTAVEAKEDGIYVSMEGKKAPAEAERYDAVLVAIGRVPNGQLIDGEKAGLEIDERGFINVDKQMRTNVPHIFAIGDIVGQPMLAHKGVHEGHVAAEVISGKKHYFDPKVIPSIAYTEPEVAWVGKTEKEAKAEGINYEVATFPWAASGRAIASDCADGMTKLIFDKESHRVIGGAIVGTNGGELLGEIGLAIEMGCDAEDIALTIHAHPTLHESVGLAAEVFEGSITDLPNKKAVKRK; encoded by the coding sequence ATGAGCAAAGAAATTAAAGCCCAAGTTGTTGTACTAGGTTCGGGTCCTGCTGGTTACTCAGCTGCATTCCGTTGTGCCGACCTAGGTTTGGAAACGGTTCTAGTTGAGCGCTACAGCACACTAGGTGGTGTTTGTCTAAACGTGGGTTGTATCCCATCAAAAGCTCTGCTTCACGTATCAAAAGTGATCGAAGAAGCAAAAGCGATGGCTGACCACGGTGTTGTATTTGGTAAGCCTGAAACGGATATCAATAAAATCCGTATCTGGAAAGAGAAAGTCGTTAACCAGCTAACGGGCGGCCTTTCTGGTATGGCTAAGCAACGTAAAGTGACGGTTGTTAACGGCTACGGTAAATTTACTGGTCCTAACTCAATCGCTGTAGAAGGCGAAGGTGAAACAACGGTTGTTAACTTTGACAATGCGATTATCGCAGCGGGCTCTCGCCCAATTAAACTGCCATTTATCCCACATGAAGACCCACGTATTTGGGATTCTACTGATGCCCTAGAGCTTAATGAAGTTCCTGGCAAACTGCTTATTATGGGTGGCGGTATTATCGGCCTAGAGATGGGTACGGTTTACCACTCACTAGGTTCTCAGGTAGACGTTGTTGAGATGTTTGATCAGGTTATCCCTGCAGCAGACAAAGATATCGTTAAGGTTTACACCAAGCGTATCAAAGACAAGTTTAACCTAATGCTAGAAACGAAAGTGACAGCAGTTGAAGCGAAAGAAGATGGTATCTACGTTTCAATGGAAGGCAAGAAAGCGCCAGCAGAAGCGGAGCGTTACGATGCGGTTCTCGTTGCTATCGGTCGTGTGCCAAATGGTCAGCTTATTGACGGTGAAAAAGCAGGTCTAGAAATCGACGAGCGCGGTTTCATTAATGTTGATAAGCAGATGCGTACTAACGTACCTCATATCTTCGCTATCGGTGATATCGTTGGCCAACCAATGCTTGCTCACAAAGGTGTTCATGAAGGTCACGTGGCGGCAGAGGTTATCTCTGGCAAGAAACACTACTTTGACCCGAAAGTAATCCCTTCAATCGCTTACACTGAGCCAGAAGTTGCTTGGGTTGGTAAGACAGAGAAAGAAGCGAAAGCGGAAGGCATTAACTACGAAGTAGCGACATTCCCTTGGGCTGCGTCTGGTCGTGCGATTGCGTCTGACTGTGCAGACGGTATGACTAAGCTCATTTTCGACAAAGAATCTCACCGTGTAATTGGTGGTGCTATCGTGGGTACTAACGGTGGTGAACTACTTGGTGAAATCGGCCTAGCTATCGAGATGGGTTGTGATGCGGAAGATATTGCTCTGACTATCCACGCTCACCCAACATTGCACGAATCAGTTGGCTTAGCCGCTGAAGTATTTGAAGGCTCAATCACTGACCTTCCAAACAAGAAAGCAGTGAAAAGAAAGTAA
- the pdhR gene encoding pyruvate dehydrogenase complex transcriptional repressor PdhR, giving the protein MAYQRIRQPKLSDVIEQELERLIVEGTLAPGERLPAERELAKQFDVSRPSVREAIQRLEAKQLLIRRQGGGTFVSESIGKSFSNPLLDLLANHPETQLDLLETRHAMEGIAAYFAALRGTQEDFKRIEQCQVVIEQEQLRGDIRAESSAVMQFLIALTEAAHNVVLLHVVRSLAPLLEQNIVQNLELLHRRSEVVEKVSKHRANIVKAIVSGQPEKAREMSHSHLAYIEETLLDLTREETRRERSLRRIQRGNES; this is encoded by the coding sequence ATGGCTTATCAAAGGATTCGACAGCCAAAGCTCTCCGATGTGATTGAGCAGGAGCTCGAAAGGCTGATTGTAGAAGGGACGTTAGCGCCAGGGGAACGACTACCCGCTGAGCGCGAACTGGCGAAGCAGTTCGATGTTTCTCGACCTTCAGTACGAGAAGCAATTCAACGTTTAGAAGCAAAGCAGCTTCTTATCCGCCGTCAAGGCGGAGGAACATTTGTTAGTGAATCGATAGGGAAGAGCTTTTCAAACCCCCTTCTCGATTTGCTTGCGAATCACCCAGAAACACAACTTGATCTACTAGAAACACGACACGCAATGGAAGGCATCGCAGCCTACTTTGCCGCCTTACGAGGCACACAAGAAGATTTTAAACGCATTGAACAGTGCCAAGTCGTGATTGAACAAGAGCAGTTGCGCGGAGATATTCGCGCGGAATCGTCAGCGGTTATGCAATTTTTGATTGCGCTGACTGAAGCCGCTCACAATGTTGTGTTATTGCATGTGGTTCGAAGCCTAGCGCCATTGCTAGAGCAGAATATTGTACAGAATTTAGAACTATTACATCGCCGCTCTGAAGTGGTTGAGAAAGTAAGTAAACACCGAGCCAATATTGTGAAGGCGATTGTGTCGGGTCAGCCTGAAAAGGCGCGCGAGATGTCACATTCACACTTGGCTTATATCGAAGAAACTCTATTGGATTTAACTCGAGAAGAGACTCGTCGCGAGCGCTCCTTGAGAAGGATTCAACGTGGTAATGAGTCGTAA
- the recJ gene encoding single-stranded-DNA-specific exonuclease RecJ, with protein MIEIQRRPDVDITRLPESLDPLLRRLYLSRGITSDQQLIKTAKGLHSFRELHGIERAVELLFAAIRDNKRIIVVGDFDADGATSSALSVLALRMLGSSNVDYLVPNRFEDGYGLSPEVVDQVLELDAEVIMTVDNGVSSIDGVRYAKEKGLQVLVTDHHLPGHVLPNVDAMVNPNLEECAFPSKALAGVGVAFYLMMALCVHMRQQGWFAQQGVAEPKLMELIDLVALGTVADVVPLDDNNRILVHQGLQRIRAGLARPGIQALIEVAKRDASRLVATDFGFALGPRINAAGRLDDMSFGVELLMCNNIHAARRMANELDGLNQTRKEIEAGMKQEAMAFCERLQFGEDSQLPHGLVLFQRDWHQGVIGILASRIKEQFHRPVIAFADGGEGTIKGSCRSIPGLHMRDTLDRIDTQNPGLILKFGGHAMAAGLTIEEKHFEKFAQLFDEAVKQDIDEEALKGILLSDGELKPEEFSMQTAELLRGGGPWGQAFPEPMFDGEFKVLHQKLVGEKHLKLMVEPLFKGHPTNIMLDGIAFNVDLRRWPDASVKKVKLAYRLDINEFRGNSSLQLMVEHLEPLSP; from the coding sequence ATGATAGAGATTCAGCGTCGCCCGGATGTCGACATAACACGTCTGCCTGAAAGTTTAGATCCTTTGTTACGCCGATTGTATCTGTCACGCGGCATCACCTCGGATCAGCAATTAATTAAAACAGCCAAAGGCTTGCACTCTTTTCGCGAACTTCACGGCATAGAACGTGCCGTAGAACTGTTGTTTGCTGCTATTCGTGACAACAAGCGCATTATCGTTGTCGGCGATTTTGATGCCGATGGCGCGACTAGCTCAGCTCTTTCTGTGTTGGCACTGCGTATGCTAGGTTCAAGCAACGTGGATTATCTGGTACCAAACCGCTTTGAAGACGGCTATGGTCTTAGCCCCGAGGTGGTGGATCAAGTCCTTGAGCTTGATGCTGAAGTGATCATGACAGTCGACAATGGCGTCTCCTCTATCGATGGCGTGCGTTATGCCAAAGAAAAAGGATTACAGGTGTTAGTGACTGACCATCACTTACCGGGGCATGTTTTACCCAACGTTGATGCGATGGTTAATCCTAATTTGGAAGAGTGTGCCTTCCCATCAAAAGCGTTAGCGGGAGTGGGTGTTGCCTTCTACTTAATGATGGCGCTGTGTGTTCACATGCGTCAGCAAGGGTGGTTTGCCCAGCAAGGTGTCGCTGAACCTAAGCTGATGGAGTTGATAGATCTTGTGGCACTCGGCACGGTAGCCGATGTCGTGCCACTGGATGATAATAACCGTATTCTTGTGCATCAAGGGCTGCAGCGTATTCGAGCTGGGCTTGCGAGGCCGGGTATACAAGCTTTAATTGAAGTCGCCAAACGTGATGCCAGCCGTTTGGTCGCAACAGATTTTGGTTTTGCTCTTGGGCCGCGTATTAATGCAGCGGGTCGCTTGGATGATATGTCGTTTGGTGTCGAACTTTTGATGTGTAACAACATCCATGCTGCGCGTCGAATGGCAAATGAACTCGATGGCCTCAATCAAACCCGCAAAGAGATTGAAGCGGGCATGAAGCAAGAGGCGATGGCGTTTTGTGAGCGACTCCAGTTTGGTGAAGATAGTCAATTACCCCACGGTTTAGTGCTCTTCCAGCGCGATTGGCATCAAGGGGTTATTGGTATCCTTGCCTCGCGTATCAAAGAGCAGTTTCACCGCCCGGTGATTGCTTTTGCAGATGGTGGTGAAGGCACGATTAAGGGCTCATGCCGCTCGATTCCGGGGCTGCACATGCGTGACACACTGGATCGTATTGATACACAAAACCCAGGACTTATTTTGAAGTTTGGCGGTCATGCTATGGCGGCTGGACTGACTATTGAAGAAAAGCATTTTGAGAAATTTGCTCAACTATTTGACGAAGCGGTTAAGCAAGATATTGATGAAGAGGCTTTGAAGGGCATTCTTTTATCTGACGGCGAATTAAAGCCTGAAGAGTTCTCTATGCAGACTGCGGAGCTTCTTCGTGGTGGTGGCCCTTGGGGACAAGCCTTCCCAGAGCCGATGTTCGATGGTGAGTTCAAAGTGCTGCATCAAAAGTTAGTCGGGGAGAAGCACCTCAAGTTAATGGTTGAGCCCCTGTTTAAAGGACACCCAACCAACATTATGTTGGATGGTATCGCCTTTAATGTTGATTTACGCCGATGGCCTGATGCTTCGGTAAAAAAGGTCAAATTAGCTTATCGCCTCGACATTAATGAATTTCGTGGCAACTCATCGCTGCAATTGATGGTGGAACACCTTGAACCTCTATCCCCTTAG
- the xerD gene encoding site-specific tyrosine recombinase XerD produces the protein MDNNNTTQLASPDHGIVEQFLDAMWMERGLSENTLASYRNDLMKLLQWMGAQNYRLDFISLSGLQDYQAWLVDQDYKQSSRARMISAIRRLFQYLHREKIRGDDPSALIVSPKLPSRLPKDLSEEQVDALLDAPDPNDPLELRDKAMLELLYATGLRVTELVSLTMENISLRQGVVRVVGKGGKERLVPMGENAVDWIETFIANGRSDLLGEQTSDVVFPSRRAKQMTRQTFWHRIKHYAVRAQIDTDKLSPHVLRHAFATHLLNYGADLRVVQMLLGHSDLSTTQIYTHVATERLRQIHSEHHPRA, from the coding sequence GTGGACAATAACAACACCACCCAACTAGCCAGTCCAGATCACGGTATCGTCGAGCAGTTTCTTGATGCAATGTGGATGGAGCGTGGCTTATCTGAGAATACCCTCGCGTCTTATCGTAATGACCTGATGAAGCTACTACAGTGGATGGGGGCGCAAAACTACCGCCTCGATTTTATTAGCTTATCGGGCCTACAAGACTATCAAGCGTGGCTGGTGGATCAGGATTACAAACAGTCGTCTCGCGCAAGAATGATCTCTGCAATTCGCCGATTGTTTCAGTACCTGCATCGAGAAAAAATTCGTGGTGATGACCCATCAGCATTGATTGTCAGTCCTAAACTGCCCTCTAGGTTGCCGAAAGATCTTTCTGAGGAACAGGTCGATGCTCTACTTGATGCACCAGACCCTAATGACCCTCTAGAGCTGCGCGATAAAGCTATGCTTGAGCTGCTGTACGCAACGGGTCTGCGTGTTACTGAGTTAGTGAGCCTGACAATGGAGAACATCAGCTTGCGTCAAGGTGTAGTTCGCGTTGTGGGTAAAGGTGGCAAAGAGCGTTTGGTCCCTATGGGTGAAAATGCGGTAGATTGGATTGAAACTTTTATAGCGAATGGTCGGTCTGATTTGTTAGGGGAACAAACGTCGGATGTGGTATTCCCCAGCCGGCGTGCCAAGCAGATGACCCGACAGACGTTCTGGCATCGTATTAAACACTATGCGGTGAGAGCGCAAATCGACACAGATAAACTCTCGCCTCACGTTCTGCGCCACGCCTTTGCAACGCATCTATTAAATTATGGGGCAGACTTGCGTGTGGTACAGATGTTGTTGGGTCACAGTGACTTATCAACCACACAAATATATACACACGTCGCGACGGAACGTCTTAGACAGATCCACAGTGAGCACCATCCTCGCGCGTAA
- the aceE gene encoding pyruvate dehydrogenase (acetyl-transferring), homodimeric type: MSDMKHDVDAPETQDWLEALESVVREEGVERAQFLLETVLEKARLDGVDMPTGINTNYINTIPAAQEPAYPGDVTLERRIRSIIRWNAIMIVLRASKKDLDLGGHMASYQSAAAFYEVCFNHFFRAPNETDGGDLVYYQGHISPGIYSRAFVEGRLTEEQLDNFRQEVDGKGVPSYPHPKLMPEFWQFPTVSMGLGPISAIYQARFLKYLNGRGLKDTSAQRVYAFLGDGEMDEPESRGAISFAAREKLDNLCFLINCNLQRLDGPVMGNGSIIQELEGLFKGAGWNVVKVIWGSNWDSLLAKDTTGKLLQLMNETIDGDYQTFKSKDGAYVREHFFGKYPETAALVADMTDDQIFELKRGGHDSSKLFAAFNNAKETGGKPTVILAKTVKGYGMGEAAEGKNIAHGVKKMDMTHVQYLRDRLGLQDILSDEKVAELPYLKLEEGSAEYEYLHARRNALHGYTPARLPNFTQEFKVPELEEFAPLLGAQKREISTTMAYVRTLNILLKNKNIGKNIVPIICDEARTFGMEGLFRQVGIYNPHGQEYTPEDKGIVSYYKEATSGQVLQEGINELGSMASWVAAATSYSTNDLPMIPFYIYYSMFGFQRIGDMAWLAGDQQARGFLLGATAGRTTLNGEGLQHEDGHSHIQANTIPNCISYDPTFAYELAVIMQDGIRRMYGPEQENVYYYLTVMNENYAMPAMPEGAEEGIRKGIYKLETHAGTKGKVQLMSSGTIMNEVRKAATILSEEYGVASDVFSVTSFNELTRDGQDAERYNMLHPEAEAKVPYITTVLGNEPAIAATDYMKNYAEQVRAFMPTESYKVLGTDGFGRSDSRENLRRHFEVNAGYVVVAALTELAKRGDVEKSVVAEAIAKFNIDTEKTNPQYA; encoded by the coding sequence ATGTCTGACATGAAGCATGACGTAGATGCACCGGAAACTCAGGATTGGTTAGAAGCTCTTGAGTCAGTTGTACGTGAAGAAGGTGTAGAACGTGCCCAGTTCTTACTAGAAACAGTTCTAGAAAAAGCACGTCTAGATGGTGTTGATATGCCAACGGGTATCAACACAAACTACATCAACACCATTCCAGCTGCACAAGAACCAGCTTACCCTGGTGACGTAACTCTTGAGCGTCGTATTCGTTCGATTATTCGCTGGAACGCAATCATGATCGTATTGCGTGCTTCTAAGAAAGACCTAGACCTAGGTGGTCACATGGCTTCTTACCAGTCAGCTGCAGCGTTCTACGAAGTTTGTTTCAACCACTTCTTCCGTGCTCCAAACGAGACGGACGGTGGCGATCTAGTTTACTACCAAGGTCACATCTCACCAGGTATCTACTCTCGTGCGTTCGTTGAAGGCCGTCTAACTGAAGAGCAGCTAGACAACTTCCGTCAAGAAGTAGACGGTAAAGGTGTTCCTTCATACCCACACCCTAAACTGATGCCTGAGTTCTGGCAGTTCCCAACAGTATCTATGGGTCTTGGTCCTATCTCTGCTATTTACCAAGCACGTTTCCTTAAGTACCTAAACGGCCGTGGCCTTAAAGATACTTCTGCTCAACGTGTATACGCTTTCCTAGGCGACGGTGAGATGGATGAGCCAGAATCACGTGGTGCTATCTCTTTCGCTGCGCGTGAGAAGCTAGACAACCTATGTTTCCTAATCAACTGTAACCTACAGCGTCTAGACGGCCCGGTAATGGGTAACGGTAGCATCATTCAAGAACTTGAAGGCCTATTCAAAGGTGCGGGTTGGAACGTTGTTAAAGTTATCTGGGGTAGCAACTGGGATTCTCTACTAGCTAAAGACACCACTGGTAAGCTTCTTCAACTAATGAACGAAACTATCGACGGTGACTACCAAACATTCAAATCTAAAGATGGCGCCTACGTACGTGAGCACTTCTTTGGTAAGTACCCAGAAACAGCTGCACTAGTTGCAGACATGACTGACGACCAAATCTTCGAGCTGAAGCGTGGTGGTCACGATTCTTCTAAACTGTTCGCTGCATTCAACAATGCAAAAGAGACAGGTGGTAAGCCGACTGTAATCCTAGCTAAGACTGTTAAAGGTTACGGCATGGGTGAAGCTGCAGAAGGTAAGAACATCGCACACGGTGTTAAGAAGATGGACATGACTCACGTACAATACCTACGTGACCGTCTAGGCCTACAAGACATCCTTTCTGATGAGAAAGTCGCTGAACTTCCTTACCTAAAACTGGAAGAAGGTTCTGCTGAATACGAATACCTACACGCACGTCGTAACGCTCTACACGGTTACACGCCTGCTCGTCTTCCAAACTTCACTCAAGAGTTCAAAGTTCCTGAGCTAGAAGAGTTCGCTCCTCTACTTGGTGCACAGAAGCGTGAAATATCAACGACTATGGCATACGTTCGTACGTTGAACATCCTTCTTAAGAACAAGAACATTGGTAAGAACATCGTTCCAATCATCTGTGATGAAGCACGTACGTTCGGTATGGAAGGTTTATTCCGTCAGGTTGGTATCTACAACCCACACGGTCAAGAGTACACGCCAGAAGATAAAGGTATCGTTTCTTACTACAAAGAAGCGACATCTGGTCAAGTTCTTCAAGAAGGTATCAACGAGCTAGGTTCTATGGCTTCATGGGTTGCTGCTGCAACTTCATACAGCACAAACGACCTGCCAATGATCCCATTCTACATCTACTACTCAATGTTCGGTTTCCAACGTATTGGTGACATGGCATGGCTAGCAGGTGACCAACAAGCTCGTGGCTTCCTACTAGGTGCTACAGCTGGTCGTACAACGCTGAACGGTGAAGGTCTACAGCACGAAGATGGTCACTCGCACATCCAAGCGAACACTATCCCTAACTGTATCTCTTACGACCCAACGTTTGCTTACGAGCTAGCGGTAATCATGCAAGACGGTATCCGTCGCATGTACGGTCCTGAGCAAGAGAACGTTTACTACTACCTAACAGTAATGAACGAAAACTACGCAATGCCAGCAATGCCGGAAGGCGCTGAAGAAGGCATCCGTAAGGGTATCTACAAGCTAGAAACTCATGCAGGCACGAAGGGTAAAGTTCAGCTAATGAGCTCTGGTACTATCATGAACGAAGTACGCAAAGCAGCGACTATCCTAAGCGAAGAGTACGGCGTAGCATCTGATGTATTCTCTGTAACGTCTTTCAACGAGCTAACTCGTGACGGTCAAGACGCAGAGCGTTACAACATGCTTCACCCAGAAGCAGAAGCAAAAGTACCTTACATCACGACTGTTCTAGGTAACGAACCAGCGATCGCTGCGACGGACTACATGAAGAACTACGCTGAGCAAGTACGTGCGTTCATGCCAACAGAGTCTTACAAAGTACTGGGTACTGATGGCTTCGGTCGTTCTGACAGCCGTGAGAATCTACGTCGTCACTTTGAAGTTAACGCAGGCTACGTAGTTGTTGCAGCGCTAACTGAGCTGGCTAAACGTGGTGATGTTGAGAAATCAGTAGTTGCTGAAGCAATTGCTAAGTTCAACATCGATACTGAAAAAACAAACCCACAATACGCTTAA
- the aceF gene encoding pyruvate dehydrogenase complex dihydrolipoyllysine-residue acetyltransferase — translation MAIEINVPDIGADEVEVTEILVSVGDKVEEEQSLITVEGDKASMEVPASQAGIVKEIKVAEGDSVTTGSLIMIFESEEAGAAAPAPEAAPAAAPAPAAAAELKEVHVPDIGGDEVEVTEIMVNVGDSIEEEQSLLTVEGDKASMEVPAPFAGTVKEIKIAEGDSVTTGSLVMVFEVAGSPVAGSGAVAPAPVAEAPAAPAAAPAAAANKEVNVPDIGGDEVEVTEIMVKVGDTVEEEQSLITVEGDKASMEVPAPFAGTVKEIKIAEGDSVTTGSLIMIFSTTEGEVVGSAPAAPVAAAAPSAAAPTPAPAAKAEAAPAANDFQENHEYAHASPVVRRLAREFGVNLSKVKGTGRKSRVLKEDVQAYVKDALKRLEAGAGAAASGKGDGSALGLLPWPKVDFSKFGETEVQKLSKIKKISGANLHRNWVMIPHVTQWDNADITELEAFRKEQNAIEAKKDTGMKITPLVFIMKAVAKALEAFPAFNSSLSEDGESIILKKYVNVGIAVDTPNGLVVPVFKDVNKKGIYELSEELMAVSKKARAGKLTAADMQGGCFTISSLGGIGGTAFTPIVNAPEVGILGVSKSEMKPVWNGKEFEPRLQLPLSLSYDHRVIDGAEGARFITFLNSALSDIRRLVL, via the coding sequence ATGGCAATCGAAATTAATGTACCTGACATTGGTGCGGATGAGGTTGAAGTTACTGAGATTCTTGTAAGCGTTGGCGACAAGGTTGAAGAAGAACAGTCTCTGATCACGGTTGAAGGCGACAAAGCTTCTATGGAAGTTCCGGCGTCTCAAGCAGGTATTGTTAAAGAAATCAAAGTAGCGGAAGGCGATTCGGTTACTACTGGTTCTCTTATCATGATTTTCGAGAGCGAAGAGGCGGGTGCTGCGGCACCTGCTCCTGAAGCAGCTCCAGCGGCAGCTCCTGCACCAGCAGCGGCAGCAGAACTTAAAGAAGTACACGTTCCAGATATCGGTGGTGACGAAGTAGAAGTTACTGAAATCATGGTTAACGTTGGCGATTCAATCGAAGAAGAGCAGTCTCTTCTAACGGTTGAAGGCGACAAGGCTTCTATGGAAGTACCAGCACCATTTGCAGGTACGGTTAAAGAGATCAAGATTGCTGAAGGCGATTCAGTAACGACTGGCTCTCTTGTGATGGTATTTGAGGTCGCAGGTTCTCCTGTGGCGGGTTCTGGCGCAGTTGCACCAGCTCCAGTTGCTGAAGCACCAGCAGCACCTGCGGCGGCTCCAGCGGCAGCGGCTAATAAAGAAGTGAACGTTCCAGACATCGGCGGTGACGAAGTAGAAGTTACTGAGATCATGGTTAAGGTCGGCGATACAGTAGAAGAAGAGCAATCTCTCATTACTGTTGAGGGCGACAAAGCTTCTATGGAAGTACCAGCACCATTTGCAGGTACGGTTAAAGAGATCAAGATTGCTGAAGGCGATTCAGTAACGACAGGCTCTCTAATCATGATTTTCTCTACAACGGAAGGCGAAGTAGTTGGTTCAGCTCCTGCAGCTCCAGTTGCAGCAGCGGCTCCTTCGGCAGCAGCTCCAACACCTGCCCCAGCAGCAAAAGCTGAAGCGGCACCTGCAGCGAATGACTTCCAAGAGAATCACGAATACGCTCACGCGTCTCCAGTAGTACGTCGTTTAGCCCGTGAATTTGGCGTTAACCTATCTAAGGTTAAAGGTACAGGTCGTAAGAGCCGCGTACTGAAAGAAGACGTTCAAGCTTACGTTAAAGATGCACTTAAGCGTCTTGAAGCTGGCGCAGGTGCAGCCGCATCTGGCAAAGGCGATGGCTCTGCTCTTGGTCTACTGCCTTGGCCAAAAGTTGACTTCAGCAAGTTCGGCGAAACTGAAGTTCAGAAGCTTTCTAAGATCAAGAAGATCTCTGGTGCAAACCTACACCGTAACTGGGTAATGATCCCTCACGTTACACAGTGGGATAACGCTGACATCACTGAGCTAGAAGCATTCCGTAAAGAGCAGAATGCAATCGAAGCGAAGAAAGACACTGGTATGAAGATCACTCCTCTTGTGTTCATCATGAAAGCTGTCGCTAAAGCGCTAGAAGCGTTCCCAGCGTTTAACTCTTCTCTTTCTGAAGATGGCGAAAGCATCATTCTTAAGAAGTACGTAAACGTAGGTATCGCAGTAGATACGCCAAATGGTCTAGTTGTTCCTGTATTCAAAGATGTGAACAAGAAAGGCATCTACGAGCTATCTGAAGAGCTAATGGCTGTGTCTAAGAAAGCACGTGCTGGCAAGCTAACTGCAGCAGACATGCAAGGCGGTTGTTTCACAATCTCTAGCCTTGGTGGCATCGGTGGTACGGCATTTACACCAATCGTAAATGCACCCGAAGTTGGTATCCTAGGTGTGTCTAAGTCAGAGATGAAGCCGGTGTGGAACGGTAAAGAGTTCGAACCACGTCTACAGCTTCCATTGTCTCTTTCATACGATCACCGTGTGATTGACGGTGCTGAAGGTGCGCGTTTCATTACGTTCCTAAATAGTGCACTATCAGACATTCGTCGTCTGGTTCTATAA